Proteins encoded in a region of the Anopheles aquasalis chromosome 2, idAnoAquaMG_Q_19, whole genome shotgun sequence genome:
- the LOC126572026 gene encoding dynamin isoform X4 produces MESLIPIVNKLQDAFTQMGVHMQLDLPQIAVVGGQSAGKSSVLENFVGRDFLPRGSGIVTRRPLILQLINGNVEFGEFLHQKGKKYTNFDEIRGEIEAETDRVTGSNKGISNIPINLRVYSPHVLNLTLIDLPGLTKVPIGDQPADIENQIKGMIFQFIRKETCLILAVTPANTDLANSDALKLAKEVDAQGVRTIGVITKLDLMDEGTDARDILENKLLPLRRGYIGVVNRSQKDIEGRKDIHAALAAERKFFLSHQSYRHMADRLGTPYLQKVLNQQLTNHIRDTLPALRDRLQKQLLTLEKDVEQFKHFRPDDPSIKTKAMLQMIQQLQSDFERTIEGSGSALVNTNELSGGARINRIFHERLRFEIVKMSCDEKELRREISFAIRNIHGIRVGLFTPDMAFEAIVKKQIAQLKEPILKCVDLTVQELSNVVRICTDKMARYPRLRDETERIITTHIRQCEQKSKEQMMLLIDYELAYMNTNHEDFIGFANAQSKTENAVKTGTRNLGSQVIRKGHMCIQNLGIMKGGSRPYWFVLTSESISWFKDEDEKEKKFMLPLDGLKLRDIEQGFMSRRHVFALFNPDGRNVYKDYKQLELSCESTDDVDSWKASFLRAGVYPEKEAPANGDETEGSEKVLSQSQSVVENTNNSSADESSEVGQSAGSLDPQLERQVETIRNLVESYMRIVTKTTRDMVPKAIMMLIINNTKDFINGELLAHLYATGDQASMMEESADEAQKREEMLRMYHACKEALRIIGDVSMATFTTPVPPPVKNDWLSSGLDNPRLSPPSPGGPRKAAPQQQGSLGSMGGAPAGRGPPPAPASARPAPAIPNRPGGGAAPPLPGGRPSGQALPAPLIPSRPGGAGAGMAQMIPASTRQQINQQVGQAVTNAAMNELSNVFASKFNRPVQNAPPRLPDRPYNAMSRP; encoded by the exons ATGGAGTCCCTTATTCCGATTGTGAACAAGCTGCAGGATGCGTTCACCCAGATGGGTGTGCATATGCAGCTGGACCTGCCACAGAttgcggtggtcggtggccaaTCCGCAGGAAAGTCGTCCGTGCTGGAAAACTTTGTCGGAAG AGATTTCCTGCCCCGTGGTTCCGGTATCGTTACTCGTCGGCCTTTGATTCTGCAGCTGATCAACGGAAATGTCG AATTCGGGGAATTCCTGCACCAGAAGGGCAAAAAGTATACAAACTTTGATGAAATTCGGGGCGAAATTGAGGCTGAAACGGATCGCGTTACCGGTAGCAACAAGGGCATCTCGAACATACCTATTAACCTACGGGTGTACTCACCTCATG TACTCAACCTGACGCTTATCGATTTGCCCGGTCTGACGAAGGTGCCGATCGGTGATCAGCCGGCCGACATTGAGAATCAAATCAAGGGCATGATTTTCCAGTTCATCCGCAAGGAAACATGCCTGATTCTGGCCGTCACGCCGGCCAACACCGATTTGGCGAACAGCGATGCGCTAAAACTGGCCAAAGAGGTCGATGCGCAGGGTGTGAGAACGATCGGTGTTATCACCAAGCTCGATCTCATGGACGAGGGTACGGATGCGAGGGACATCCTCGAGAACAAGCTGCTACCGTTGCGCCGTGGTTACATCGGCGTCGTAAATCGCTCGCAGAAGGATATCGAAGGACGCAAGGACATTCACGCTGCGCTCGCTGCCGAGCGCAAGTTTTTCCTTAGCCACCAGAGTTATCGGCACATGGCCGACCGGCTGGGTACACCGTATCTGCAGAAGGTGCTTAACCAGCAGCTGACTAATCATATCCGCGATACGCTGCCGGCGCTGCGCGATCGTCTACAGAAGCAGTTGCTTACACTCGAGAAGGATGTCGAACAGTTCAAGCACTTCCGGCCAGACGATCCGAGCATCAAAACAAAGGCCATGTTGCA AATGATCCAACAGCTGCAGTCCGACTTCGAGCGCACAATTGAAGGTTCCGGTTCGGCACTGGTCAATACCAACGAGCTGTCCGGTGGTGCTAGGATCAATCGAATTTTCCACGAACGATTGCGCTTCGAAATTGTCAAAATGTCCTGTGACGAAAAGGAGCTGCGTCGTGAGATTTCGTTCGCCATTCGTAACATCCACGGTATCCGCGTCGGTCTCTTCACACCGGATATGGCGTTCGAGGCAATCGTCAAGAAGCAGATTGCTCAGCTAAAGGAGCCCATCCTTAAGTGTGTTGATTTGACTGTGCAGGAGTTGTCTAACGTGGTCAGAATATGCACAGATAAG ATGGCACGTTATCCACGTTTGCGCGATGAAACGGAACGTATCATCACGACGCACATCCGGCAGTGCGAACAGAAATCGAAGGAGCAAATGATGCTGCTAATCGACTACGAGTTGGCCTACATGAACACCAATCACGAGGATTTCATTGGCTTCGCAAA TGCtcaaagcaaaactgaaaATGCGGTCAAGACTGGTACGCGCAACCTAGGATCGCAGGTGATCCGCAAGGGCCACATGTGCATTCAGAATCTGGGTATCATGAAGGGTGGTTCCCGACCGTACTGGTTTGTGCTAACGTCTGAGAGCATTTCCTGGTTcaaagatgaagatgagaaggaaaagaaatttaTGCTGCCGCTGGACGGCCTGAAGCTACGAGACATCGAGCAGGGCTTCATGTCCCGGCGCCATGTCTTCGCGCTTTTCAATCCCGATGGCCGTAATGTGTACAAG GACTACAAACAACTGGAACTGTCCTGTGAAAGTACCGACGATGTAGACTCGTGGAAAGCATCTTTCCTGCGAGCCGGTGTCTATCCCGAAAAGGAAGCTCCTGCCAACGGCGACGAG ACCGAAGGATCGGAG AAAGTTCTATCACAATCTCAATCTGTTGTAGAAAATACAAATAACTCAAGTGCCGAT GAAAGCAGCGAGGTCGGCCAGAGTGCCGGTTCATTGGATCCTCAGCTGGAGCGACAGGTCGAGACGATCCGTAATCTGGTGGAGTCGTACATGCGCATCGTCACCAAAACTACGCGCGACATGGTCCCGAAGGCCATCATGATGCTAATCATCAACAATACCAAGGATTTCATCAACGGCGAACTGTTGGCGCATCTGTATGCTACCGGCGATCAG GCTTCGATGATGGAGGAAAGCGCCGATGAAGCACAAAAACGCGAAGAGATGCTGCGAATGTATCACGCCTGCAAGGAAGCACTGCGCATCATCG GTGATGTGTCCATGGCTACCTTCACAACACCTGTTCCGCCACCGGTGAAAAACGATTGGCTGTCGAGTGGTCTCGACAATCCTCGGCTATCGCCACCGAGCCCTGGTGGTCCTCGTAAAGCTGCTCCGCAGCAACAG GGATCGCTTGGGTCTATGGGTGGTGCTCCTGCCGGGCGAGgcccgccaccagcaccggccagtGCAAGGCCGGCTCCGGCAATACCAAATCGCCCGGGTGGTGGAGCTGCCCCACCGTTGCCGGGTGGCCGACCGAGTGGCCAAGCCCTACCGGCGCCGCTGATTCCATC ACGACCCGGAGGTGCCGGCGCAGGTATGGCGCAGATGATTCCggccagcaccaggcagcaaATCAACCAGCAGGTTGGCCAAGCCGTAACCAACGCCGCTATGAACGAGCTGTCGAATGTGTTCGCTTCGAAGTTCAA TCGCCCGGTCCAAAATGCTCCGCCACGTTTGCCCGATCGTCCTTACAATGCGATGAGTAGGCCATGA
- the LOC126572026 gene encoding dynamin isoform X2: MESLIPIVNKLQDAFTQMGVHMQLDLPQIAVVGGQSAGKSSVLENFVGRDFLPRGSGIVTRRPLILQLINGNVEFGEFLHQKGKKYTNFDEIRGEIEAETDRVTGSNKGISNIPINLRVYSPHVLNLTLIDLPGLTKVPIGDQPADIENQIKGMIFQFIRKETCLILAVTPANTDLANSDALKLAKEVDAQGVRTIGVITKLDLMDEGTDARDILENKLLPLRRGYIGVVNRSQKDIEGRKDIHAALAAERKFFLSHQSYRHMADRLGTPYLQKVLNQQLTNHIRDTLPALRDRLQKQLLTLEKDVEQFKHFRPDDPSIKTKAMLQMIQQLQSDFERTIEGSGSALVNTNELSGGARINRIFHERLRFEIVKMSCDEKELRREISFAIRNIHGIRVGLFTPDMAFEAIVKKQIAQLKEPILKCVDLTVQELSNVVRICTDKMARYPRLRDETERIITTHIRQCEQKSKEQMMLLIDYELAYMNTNHEDFIGFANAQSKTENAVKTGTRNLGSQVIRKGHMCIQNLGIMKGGSRPYWFVLTSESISWFKDEDEKEKKFMLPLDGLKLRDIEQGFMSRRHVFALFNPDGRNVYKDYKQLELSCESTDDVDSWKASFLRAGVYPEKEAPANGDETEGSEESSEVGQSAGSLDPQLERQVETIRNLVESYMRIVTKTTRDMVPKAIMMLIINNTKDFINGELLAHLYATGDQASMMEESADEAQKREEMLRMYHACKEALRIIGDVSMATFTTPVPPPVKNDWLSSGLDNPRLSPPSPGGPRKAAPQQQGSLGSMGGAPAGRGPPPAPASARPAPAIPNRPGGGAAPPLPGGRPSGQALPAPLIPSRPGGAGAGMAQMIPASTRQQINQQVGQAVTNAAMNELSNVFASKFNRPVQNAPPRLPDRPYNAMSRP, from the exons ATGGAGTCCCTTATTCCGATTGTGAACAAGCTGCAGGATGCGTTCACCCAGATGGGTGTGCATATGCAGCTGGACCTGCCACAGAttgcggtggtcggtggccaaTCCGCAGGAAAGTCGTCCGTGCTGGAAAACTTTGTCGGAAG AGATTTCCTGCCCCGTGGTTCCGGTATCGTTACTCGTCGGCCTTTGATTCTGCAGCTGATCAACGGAAATGTCG AATTCGGGGAATTCCTGCACCAGAAGGGCAAAAAGTATACAAACTTTGATGAAATTCGGGGCGAAATTGAGGCTGAAACGGATCGCGTTACCGGTAGCAACAAGGGCATCTCGAACATACCTATTAACCTACGGGTGTACTCACCTCATG TACTCAACCTGACGCTTATCGATTTGCCCGGTCTGACGAAGGTGCCGATCGGTGATCAGCCGGCCGACATTGAGAATCAAATCAAGGGCATGATTTTCCAGTTCATCCGCAAGGAAACATGCCTGATTCTGGCCGTCACGCCGGCCAACACCGATTTGGCGAACAGCGATGCGCTAAAACTGGCCAAAGAGGTCGATGCGCAGGGTGTGAGAACGATCGGTGTTATCACCAAGCTCGATCTCATGGACGAGGGTACGGATGCGAGGGACATCCTCGAGAACAAGCTGCTACCGTTGCGCCGTGGTTACATCGGCGTCGTAAATCGCTCGCAGAAGGATATCGAAGGACGCAAGGACATTCACGCTGCGCTCGCTGCCGAGCGCAAGTTTTTCCTTAGCCACCAGAGTTATCGGCACATGGCCGACCGGCTGGGTACACCGTATCTGCAGAAGGTGCTTAACCAGCAGCTGACTAATCATATCCGCGATACGCTGCCGGCGCTGCGCGATCGTCTACAGAAGCAGTTGCTTACACTCGAGAAGGATGTCGAACAGTTCAAGCACTTCCGGCCAGACGATCCGAGCATCAAAACAAAGGCCATGTTGCA AATGATCCAACAGCTGCAGTCCGACTTCGAGCGCACAATTGAAGGTTCCGGTTCGGCACTGGTCAATACCAACGAGCTGTCCGGTGGTGCTAGGATCAATCGAATTTTCCACGAACGATTGCGCTTCGAAATTGTCAAAATGTCCTGTGACGAAAAGGAGCTGCGTCGTGAGATTTCGTTCGCCATTCGTAACATCCACGGTATCCGCGTCGGTCTCTTCACACCGGATATGGCGTTCGAGGCAATCGTCAAGAAGCAGATTGCTCAGCTAAAGGAGCCCATCCTTAAGTGTGTTGATTTGACTGTGCAGGAGTTGTCTAACGTGGTCAGAATATGCACAGATAAG ATGGCACGTTATCCACGTTTGCGCGATGAAACGGAACGTATCATCACGACGCACATCCGGCAGTGCGAACAGAAATCGAAGGAGCAAATGATGCTGCTAATCGACTACGAGTTGGCCTACATGAACACCAATCACGAGGATTTCATTGGCTTCGCAAA TGCtcaaagcaaaactgaaaATGCGGTCAAGACTGGTACGCGCAACCTAGGATCGCAGGTGATCCGCAAGGGCCACATGTGCATTCAGAATCTGGGTATCATGAAGGGTGGTTCCCGACCGTACTGGTTTGTGCTAACGTCTGAGAGCATTTCCTGGTTcaaagatgaagatgagaaggaaaagaaatttaTGCTGCCGCTGGACGGCCTGAAGCTACGAGACATCGAGCAGGGCTTCATGTCCCGGCGCCATGTCTTCGCGCTTTTCAATCCCGATGGCCGTAATGTGTACAAG GACTACAAACAACTGGAACTGTCCTGTGAAAGTACCGACGATGTAGACTCGTGGAAAGCATCTTTCCTGCGAGCCGGTGTCTATCCCGAAAAGGAAGCTCCTGCCAACGGCGACGAG ACCGAAGGATCGGAG GAAAGCAGCGAGGTCGGCCAGAGTGCCGGTTCATTGGATCCTCAGCTGGAGCGACAGGTCGAGACGATCCGTAATCTGGTGGAGTCGTACATGCGCATCGTCACCAAAACTACGCGCGACATGGTCCCGAAGGCCATCATGATGCTAATCATCAACAATACCAAGGATTTCATCAACGGCGAACTGTTGGCGCATCTGTATGCTACCGGCGATCAG GCTTCGATGATGGAGGAAAGCGCCGATGAAGCACAAAAACGCGAAGAGATGCTGCGAATGTATCACGCCTGCAAGGAAGCACTGCGCATCATCG GTGATGTGTCCATGGCTACCTTCACAACACCTGTTCCGCCACCGGTGAAAAACGATTGGCTGTCGAGTGGTCTCGACAATCCTCGGCTATCGCCACCGAGCCCTGGTGGTCCTCGTAAAGCTGCTCCGCAGCAACAG GGATCGCTTGGGTCTATGGGTGGTGCTCCTGCCGGGCGAGgcccgccaccagcaccggccagtGCAAGGCCGGCTCCGGCAATACCAAATCGCCCGGGTGGTGGAGCTGCCCCACCGTTGCCGGGTGGCCGACCGAGTGGCCAAGCCCTACCGGCGCCGCTGATTCCATC ACGACCCGGAGGTGCCGGCGCAGGTATGGCGCAGATGATTCCggccagcaccaggcagcaaATCAACCAGCAGGTTGGCCAAGCCGTAACCAACGCCGCTATGAACGAGCTGTCGAATGTGTTCGCTTCGAAGTTCAA TCGCCCGGTCCAAAATGCTCCGCCACGTTTGCCCGATCGTCCTTACAATGCGATGAGTAGGCCATGA
- the LOC126572026 gene encoding dynamin isoform X1, with the protein MESLIPIVNKLQDAFTQMGVHMQLDLPQIAVVGGQSAGKSSVLENFVGRDFLPRGSGIVTRRPLILQLINGNVEFGEFLHQKGKKYTNFDEIRGEIEAETDRVTGSNKGISNIPINLRVYSPHVLNLTLIDLPGLTKVPIGDQPADIENQIKGMIFQFIRKETCLILAVTPANTDLANSDALKLAKEVDAQGVRTIGVITKLDLMDEGTDARDILENKLLPLRRGYIGVVNRSQKDIEGRKDIHAALAAERKFFLSHQSYRHMADRLGTPYLQKVLNQQLTNHIRDTLPALRDRLQKQLLTLEKDVEQFKHFRPDDPSIKTKAMLQMIQQLQSDFERTIEGSGSALVNTNELSGGARINRIFHERLRFEIVKMSCDEKELRREISFAIRNIHGIRVGLFTPDMAFEAIVKKQIAQLKEPILKCVDLTVQELSNVVRICTDKMARYPRLRDETERIITTHIRQCEQKSKEQMMLLIDYELAYMNTNHEDFIGFANAQSKTENAVKTGTRNLGSQVIRKGHMCIQNLGIMKGGSRPYWFVLTSESISWFKDEDEKEKKFMLPLDGLKLRDIEQGFMSRRHVFALFNPDGRNVYKDYKQLELSCESTDDVDSWKASFLRAGVYPEKEAPANGDETEGSEDGSQESSEVGQSAGSLDPQLERQVETIRNLVESYMRIVTKTTRDMVPKAIMMLIINNTKDFINGELLAHLYATGDQASMMEESADEAQKREEMLRMYHACKEALRIIGDVSMATFTTPVPPPVKNDWLSSGLDNPRLSPPSPGGPRKAAPQQQGSLGSMGGAPAGRGPPPAPASARPAPAIPNRPGGGAAPPLPGGRPSGQALPAPLIPSRPGGAGAGMAQMIPASTRQQINQQVGQAVTNAAMNELSNVFASKFNRPVQNAPPRLPDRPYNAMSRP; encoded by the exons ATGGAGTCCCTTATTCCGATTGTGAACAAGCTGCAGGATGCGTTCACCCAGATGGGTGTGCATATGCAGCTGGACCTGCCACAGAttgcggtggtcggtggccaaTCCGCAGGAAAGTCGTCCGTGCTGGAAAACTTTGTCGGAAG AGATTTCCTGCCCCGTGGTTCCGGTATCGTTACTCGTCGGCCTTTGATTCTGCAGCTGATCAACGGAAATGTCG AATTCGGGGAATTCCTGCACCAGAAGGGCAAAAAGTATACAAACTTTGATGAAATTCGGGGCGAAATTGAGGCTGAAACGGATCGCGTTACCGGTAGCAACAAGGGCATCTCGAACATACCTATTAACCTACGGGTGTACTCACCTCATG TACTCAACCTGACGCTTATCGATTTGCCCGGTCTGACGAAGGTGCCGATCGGTGATCAGCCGGCCGACATTGAGAATCAAATCAAGGGCATGATTTTCCAGTTCATCCGCAAGGAAACATGCCTGATTCTGGCCGTCACGCCGGCCAACACCGATTTGGCGAACAGCGATGCGCTAAAACTGGCCAAAGAGGTCGATGCGCAGGGTGTGAGAACGATCGGTGTTATCACCAAGCTCGATCTCATGGACGAGGGTACGGATGCGAGGGACATCCTCGAGAACAAGCTGCTACCGTTGCGCCGTGGTTACATCGGCGTCGTAAATCGCTCGCAGAAGGATATCGAAGGACGCAAGGACATTCACGCTGCGCTCGCTGCCGAGCGCAAGTTTTTCCTTAGCCACCAGAGTTATCGGCACATGGCCGACCGGCTGGGTACACCGTATCTGCAGAAGGTGCTTAACCAGCAGCTGACTAATCATATCCGCGATACGCTGCCGGCGCTGCGCGATCGTCTACAGAAGCAGTTGCTTACACTCGAGAAGGATGTCGAACAGTTCAAGCACTTCCGGCCAGACGATCCGAGCATCAAAACAAAGGCCATGTTGCA AATGATCCAACAGCTGCAGTCCGACTTCGAGCGCACAATTGAAGGTTCCGGTTCGGCACTGGTCAATACCAACGAGCTGTCCGGTGGTGCTAGGATCAATCGAATTTTCCACGAACGATTGCGCTTCGAAATTGTCAAAATGTCCTGTGACGAAAAGGAGCTGCGTCGTGAGATTTCGTTCGCCATTCGTAACATCCACGGTATCCGCGTCGGTCTCTTCACACCGGATATGGCGTTCGAGGCAATCGTCAAGAAGCAGATTGCTCAGCTAAAGGAGCCCATCCTTAAGTGTGTTGATTTGACTGTGCAGGAGTTGTCTAACGTGGTCAGAATATGCACAGATAAG ATGGCACGTTATCCACGTTTGCGCGATGAAACGGAACGTATCATCACGACGCACATCCGGCAGTGCGAACAGAAATCGAAGGAGCAAATGATGCTGCTAATCGACTACGAGTTGGCCTACATGAACACCAATCACGAGGATTTCATTGGCTTCGCAAA TGCtcaaagcaaaactgaaaATGCGGTCAAGACTGGTACGCGCAACCTAGGATCGCAGGTGATCCGCAAGGGCCACATGTGCATTCAGAATCTGGGTATCATGAAGGGTGGTTCCCGACCGTACTGGTTTGTGCTAACGTCTGAGAGCATTTCCTGGTTcaaagatgaagatgagaaggaaaagaaatttaTGCTGCCGCTGGACGGCCTGAAGCTACGAGACATCGAGCAGGGCTTCATGTCCCGGCGCCATGTCTTCGCGCTTTTCAATCCCGATGGCCGTAATGTGTACAAG GACTACAAACAACTGGAACTGTCCTGTGAAAGTACCGACGATGTAGACTCGTGGAAAGCATCTTTCCTGCGAGCCGGTGTCTATCCCGAAAAGGAAGCTCCTGCCAACGGCGACGAG ACCGAAGGATCGGA GGACGGTTCACAGGAAAGCAGCGAGGTCGGCCAGAGTGCCGGTTCATTGGATCCTCAGCTGGAGCGACAGGTCGAGACGATCCGTAATCTGGTGGAGTCGTACATGCGCATCGTCACCAAAACTACGCGCGACATGGTCCCGAAGGCCATCATGATGCTAATCATCAACAATACCAAGGATTTCATCAACGGCGAACTGTTGGCGCATCTGTATGCTACCGGCGATCAG GCTTCGATGATGGAGGAAAGCGCCGATGAAGCACAAAAACGCGAAGAGATGCTGCGAATGTATCACGCCTGCAAGGAAGCACTGCGCATCATCG GTGATGTGTCCATGGCTACCTTCACAACACCTGTTCCGCCACCGGTGAAAAACGATTGGCTGTCGAGTGGTCTCGACAATCCTCGGCTATCGCCACCGAGCCCTGGTGGTCCTCGTAAAGCTGCTCCGCAGCAACAG GGATCGCTTGGGTCTATGGGTGGTGCTCCTGCCGGGCGAGgcccgccaccagcaccggccagtGCAAGGCCGGCTCCGGCAATACCAAATCGCCCGGGTGGTGGAGCTGCCCCACCGTTGCCGGGTGGCCGACCGAGTGGCCAAGCCCTACCGGCGCCGCTGATTCCATC ACGACCCGGAGGTGCCGGCGCAGGTATGGCGCAGATGATTCCggccagcaccaggcagcaaATCAACCAGCAGGTTGGCCAAGCCGTAACCAACGCCGCTATGAACGAGCTGTCGAATGTGTTCGCTTCGAAGTTCAA TCGCCCGGTCCAAAATGCTCCGCCACGTTTGCCCGATCGTCCTTACAATGCGATGAGTAGGCCATGA
- the LOC126572026 gene encoding dynamin isoform X3 — MESLIPIVNKLQDAFTQMGVHMQLDLPQIAVVGGQSAGKSSVLENFVGRDFLPRGSGIVTRRPLILQLINGNVEFGEFLHQKGKKYTNFDEIRGEIEAETDRVTGSNKGISNIPINLRVYSPHVLNLTLIDLPGLTKVPIGDQPADIENQIKGMIFQFIRKETCLILAVTPANTDLANSDALKLAKEVDAQGVRTIGVITKLDLMDEGTDARDILENKLLPLRRGYIGVVNRSQKDIEGRKDIHAALAAERKFFLSHQSYRHMADRLGTPYLQKVLNQQLTNHIRDTLPALRDRLQKQLLTLEKDVEQFKHFRPDDPSIKTKAMLQMIQQLQSDFERTIEGSGSALVNTNELSGGARINRIFHERLRFEIVKMSCDEKELRREISFAIRNIHGIRVGLFTPDMAFEAIVKKQIAQLKEPILKCVDLTVQELSNVVRICTDKMARYPRLRDETERIITTHIRQCEQKSKEQMMLLIDYELAYMNTNHEDFIGFANAQSKTENAVKTGTRNLGSQVIRKGHMCIQNLGIMKGGSRPYWFVLTSESISWFKDEDEKEKKFMLPLDGLKLRDIEQGFMSRRHVFALFNPDGRNVYKDYKQLELSCESTDDVDSWKASFLRAGVYPEKEAPANGDEESSEVGQSAGSLDPQLERQVETIRNLVESYMRIVTKTTRDMVPKAIMMLIINNTKDFINGELLAHLYATGDQASMMEESADEAQKREEMLRMYHACKEALRIIGDVSMATFTTPVPPPVKNDWLSSGLDNPRLSPPSPGGPRKAAPQQQGSLGSMGGAPAGRGPPPAPASARPAPAIPNRPGGGAAPPLPGGRPSGQALPAPLIPSRPGGAGAGMAQMIPASTRQQINQQVGQAVTNAAMNELSNVFASKFNRPVQNAPPRLPDRPYNAMSRP, encoded by the exons ATGGAGTCCCTTATTCCGATTGTGAACAAGCTGCAGGATGCGTTCACCCAGATGGGTGTGCATATGCAGCTGGACCTGCCACAGAttgcggtggtcggtggccaaTCCGCAGGAAAGTCGTCCGTGCTGGAAAACTTTGTCGGAAG AGATTTCCTGCCCCGTGGTTCCGGTATCGTTACTCGTCGGCCTTTGATTCTGCAGCTGATCAACGGAAATGTCG AATTCGGGGAATTCCTGCACCAGAAGGGCAAAAAGTATACAAACTTTGATGAAATTCGGGGCGAAATTGAGGCTGAAACGGATCGCGTTACCGGTAGCAACAAGGGCATCTCGAACATACCTATTAACCTACGGGTGTACTCACCTCATG TACTCAACCTGACGCTTATCGATTTGCCCGGTCTGACGAAGGTGCCGATCGGTGATCAGCCGGCCGACATTGAGAATCAAATCAAGGGCATGATTTTCCAGTTCATCCGCAAGGAAACATGCCTGATTCTGGCCGTCACGCCGGCCAACACCGATTTGGCGAACAGCGATGCGCTAAAACTGGCCAAAGAGGTCGATGCGCAGGGTGTGAGAACGATCGGTGTTATCACCAAGCTCGATCTCATGGACGAGGGTACGGATGCGAGGGACATCCTCGAGAACAAGCTGCTACCGTTGCGCCGTGGTTACATCGGCGTCGTAAATCGCTCGCAGAAGGATATCGAAGGACGCAAGGACATTCACGCTGCGCTCGCTGCCGAGCGCAAGTTTTTCCTTAGCCACCAGAGTTATCGGCACATGGCCGACCGGCTGGGTACACCGTATCTGCAGAAGGTGCTTAACCAGCAGCTGACTAATCATATCCGCGATACGCTGCCGGCGCTGCGCGATCGTCTACAGAAGCAGTTGCTTACACTCGAGAAGGATGTCGAACAGTTCAAGCACTTCCGGCCAGACGATCCGAGCATCAAAACAAAGGCCATGTTGCA AATGATCCAACAGCTGCAGTCCGACTTCGAGCGCACAATTGAAGGTTCCGGTTCGGCACTGGTCAATACCAACGAGCTGTCCGGTGGTGCTAGGATCAATCGAATTTTCCACGAACGATTGCGCTTCGAAATTGTCAAAATGTCCTGTGACGAAAAGGAGCTGCGTCGTGAGATTTCGTTCGCCATTCGTAACATCCACGGTATCCGCGTCGGTCTCTTCACACCGGATATGGCGTTCGAGGCAATCGTCAAGAAGCAGATTGCTCAGCTAAAGGAGCCCATCCTTAAGTGTGTTGATTTGACTGTGCAGGAGTTGTCTAACGTGGTCAGAATATGCACAGATAAG ATGGCACGTTATCCACGTTTGCGCGATGAAACGGAACGTATCATCACGACGCACATCCGGCAGTGCGAACAGAAATCGAAGGAGCAAATGATGCTGCTAATCGACTACGAGTTGGCCTACATGAACACCAATCACGAGGATTTCATTGGCTTCGCAAA TGCtcaaagcaaaactgaaaATGCGGTCAAGACTGGTACGCGCAACCTAGGATCGCAGGTGATCCGCAAGGGCCACATGTGCATTCAGAATCTGGGTATCATGAAGGGTGGTTCCCGACCGTACTGGTTTGTGCTAACGTCTGAGAGCATTTCCTGGTTcaaagatgaagatgagaaggaaaagaaatttaTGCTGCCGCTGGACGGCCTGAAGCTACGAGACATCGAGCAGGGCTTCATGTCCCGGCGCCATGTCTTCGCGCTTTTCAATCCCGATGGCCGTAATGTGTACAAG GACTACAAACAACTGGAACTGTCCTGTGAAAGTACCGACGATGTAGACTCGTGGAAAGCATCTTTCCTGCGAGCCGGTGTCTATCCCGAAAAGGAAGCTCCTGCCAACGGCGACGAG GAAAGCAGCGAGGTCGGCCAGAGTGCCGGTTCATTGGATCCTCAGCTGGAGCGACAGGTCGAGACGATCCGTAATCTGGTGGAGTCGTACATGCGCATCGTCACCAAAACTACGCGCGACATGGTCCCGAAGGCCATCATGATGCTAATCATCAACAATACCAAGGATTTCATCAACGGCGAACTGTTGGCGCATCTGTATGCTACCGGCGATCAG GCTTCGATGATGGAGGAAAGCGCCGATGAAGCACAAAAACGCGAAGAGATGCTGCGAATGTATCACGCCTGCAAGGAAGCACTGCGCATCATCG GTGATGTGTCCATGGCTACCTTCACAACACCTGTTCCGCCACCGGTGAAAAACGATTGGCTGTCGAGTGGTCTCGACAATCCTCGGCTATCGCCACCGAGCCCTGGTGGTCCTCGTAAAGCTGCTCCGCAGCAACAG GGATCGCTTGGGTCTATGGGTGGTGCTCCTGCCGGGCGAGgcccgccaccagcaccggccagtGCAAGGCCGGCTCCGGCAATACCAAATCGCCCGGGTGGTGGAGCTGCCCCACCGTTGCCGGGTGGCCGACCGAGTGGCCAAGCCCTACCGGCGCCGCTGATTCCATC ACGACCCGGAGGTGCCGGCGCAGGTATGGCGCAGATGATTCCggccagcaccaggcagcaaATCAACCAGCAGGTTGGCCAAGCCGTAACCAACGCCGCTATGAACGAGCTGTCGAATGTGTTCGCTTCGAAGTTCAA TCGCCCGGTCCAAAATGCTCCGCCACGTTTGCCCGATCGTCCTTACAATGCGATGAGTAGGCCATGA